A stretch of Cheilinus undulatus linkage group 20, ASM1832078v1, whole genome shotgun sequence DNA encodes these proteins:
- the LOC121527933 gene encoding zinc finger protein Xfin-like gives MCQVSALRALVEERLSAAVEEIFRAVETMRRMKNTPEMLTDWQKAAVQKQLSEVADDICKMLEVMLGEYEPEVPDSNEEGELQLLDITLETEADLYTPGRLSRLDTDEDISTEQQRSIDTEVYETSHQQITDTSTGTDSELIQSEPLHFQQTQKIEKFASSVVETTVLLLDSSEAETEDSDCYEDLNEDNDVEGNNCRDQNNETESSDGERQEGDSDEEWRASEEAESNESGEETHIRPIRKKHEPDTAKDIKNKDSSLVKYSCKVCSRSFCHRASFVKHVKKLESDKDTCGVCGKHFESKESLRLHLQTYSETTDCEVCGRQCDGPKHLEMHMRTHTGEKPYICRMCGKAFSLKGTLMTHVRIHTGEKPYICSICGKAYATNVSLKAHKSRVHTGVCVCSMCGESFRQTEVSGQSPNLCKDCGNHQENSESLKAHSNIDSEEDINLIQNSEMHMESCDAEHESGTNDESKESEGAVIQAQGSAKQEDPENMDLKYSCKVCGRSFCHRASFVKHVKKFESDKDTCGVCGRHFESKESLRLHLQTYSETTDCEVCGRQCDGPKHLEMHMRTHTGEKPYICRMCGKAFSLKGTLLTHERIHTGEKPYICRICGKAYATNVSLKAHKSRVHTGVCVCSMCGESFRQTEGSGQSPILCKDCGNHQENSDSLKAHSNIDSEEDINLIQNDEMHMQSCDAEHESGTNDESKESEGAVIQAQGSAKQKDPENMDLKYSCKVCGRSFCHRASFLKHVNKYEKDEDVCGVCGKHFESKESLRLHLQSHIQTNNCDVCGKQFNSPKHLEMHMRTHTGQKPYICSVCWKAFCQKGNLQRHMQVHTKEKPYSCDVCGEACATNKTLNKHIKSHTRECVCNMCGLSFRQSLGSGQNSELCENCSESQDSEKQNAQSEMEIQESVTQNLTDDRHTESNDAESEAGSNDDESKESGGLVIHSQSSVKPKGPENVEGKYCCKVCGRCFCQRASFLKHVKKVEDEKDICGVCGIPFQSIESLKLHLQSYTETSECGVCGRQCDGPKHLEMHMRSHTGEKPYMCSVCERSFALKGTLMAHMRVHTKKKPYSCDACGKAFSRNESLKMHMRVHTKECVCNMCGQSFRQNQGFGQNSELCKACSKLQESDERLNVQLGMGIKENLIQNQTDGMQIECRDAESKEGSDDNESKKREGADMQAQSSIKPQYPENMDRRYCCKVCGKSFCHRASFLKHVKKVENEKDICGVCGKHFESKESLRPHLKTCAQNIQTSDCKFCGKQFKGPTQLEMHTRTHTGEKPYICSVCDRSFAQKGTLMSHMHVHTKEKPYICDVCGKAFARNEYLKAHMRGHTKECVCSMCGQNLRWTQGSGQGPKLCTFCSKSLESGGGLHGHSKLDDKENMTQNETDHRQTESCDAESKAGRNDEESEVSEGSTIQKRHEDPEGMGPKYCCQVCGKSFCFRVSLLNHVKKEETDKDICGVCGEGFESAESLRLHLQSYVQTSDCGVCGKQFSRPQQLEMHMRIHTGEKPYICSVCRKAFSRKGLLVTHMQVHTRASVCSVCGQSFRQCQSLRQSPKMCKTCSKRLESFENVNLTKIDSKLNIEQDQTDERQTESCDSETNVHKSVMEDMKSEETENMGPKYCCQVCSRSFCFRVSLLNHVKKEETDKAICGVCGEGFESAESLRLHLQSYTQRSDCGVCGKQFSRPQQLEMHMRIHTGEKPYICSVCRKAFSQKGLLVAHIQVHTRAHDCSVCGQSFRQSQGVRQNPEMCKTCSKHLESDENLNVNKIDNKFNIKLNQTDKRQPESCDAETNVGNSVREGMKSEETENMDHNYLCKVCSRSFSIRTCFIKHVKRHEMDVKICGVCGKHFESKESLRLHLQTYDQKNDCEVCGKLFKSPYQLEIHMRMHTGEKPYVCSVCGKSFYEKGKLKTHMLIHTGKKTYVCHVCGQSFLFRYYMMSHIKSHTNEKPFLCSVCGKRFKWRACLTAHMRTHTGEFRYRCFVCNKKFHQSSSLKIHLRFHTGEKPYQCNVCGKSFKAHWPLKQHLETHNTGRKHSCSICGKMYRWKESLKKHEKTHRY, from the exons ATGTGTCAAGTGTCGGCGTTGAGGGCGCTGGTGGAGGAGAGGCTGTCTGCAGCTGTGGAGGAGATTTTCAGAGCTGTGGAGAcgatgaggaggatgaagaaCACACCAG aaatgttgactgATTGGCAGAAGGCAGCCGTACAAAAGCAGCTTTCAGAGGTTGCTGATGACATCTGTAAGATGCTGGAGGTCATGCTGGGTGAATATGAGCCTGAGGTCCCTGATTCCAATGAGGAGGGTGAGCTCCAGTTGTTGGACATCACATTGGAAACAGAGGCTGATTTATATACACCAG GCAGACTCTCTAGGCTGGACACTGATGAGGATATTTCAACTGAGCAGCAGAGAAGCATTGACACTGAGGTCTATGAAACATCACATCAGCAGATCACAGACACGTCTACAGGGACAGACTCTGAGTTAATCCAAAGTGAGCCCTTGCATTTTCAGCAAACACAAAAGATAGAAAAGTTCGCCTCATCTGTGGTTGAAACAACTGTTCTGTTGCTGGACAGTTCTGAAGCTGAGACTGAAGATAGTGATTGTTATGAAGATCTAAATGAGGATAATGATGTGGAAGGAAACAACTGCAGGGATCAAAACAATGAGACGGAGAGTTCTGATGGTGAGAGACAAGAGGGTGACAGCGATGAGGAGTGGAGGGCTAGTGAAGAAGCTGAAAGCAATGAAAGTGGCGAGGAGACTCATATCAGaccaataagaaaaaaacatgaacctGACACAGCTAAAGACATTAAGAATAAAGACTCATCCCTTGTGAAATACAGCTGTAAAGTTTGCAGCAGGTCTTTCTGCCACAGAGCCTCATTTGTGAAGCATGTCAAAAAACTTGAGAGTGATAAAGATACTTGTGGAGTGTGTGGGAAACATTTTGAGTCTAAGGAGAGCTTGAGACTTCACCTGCAAACTTACAGCGAAACAACTGACTGTGAAGTCTGTGGCAGGCAATGTGATGGCCCAAAACATCTGGAGATGCACATGAGGACacacacaggagagaagccATACATCTGTAGAATGTGCGGGAAAGCCTTTAGTCTAAAAGGGACGCTGATGACGCATGTGCGGatccacactggagagaaaccgtACATCTGCAGTATCTGTGGGAAAGCCTATGCTACTAATGTAAGCCTGAAGGCACACAAGAGTCGAGTCCACACTGGAGTGTGTGTCTGCAGTATGTGTGGTGAGAGCTTCAGACAGACTGAGGTTTCTGGACAAAGCCCAAACCTGTGCAAAGACTGTGGTAACCATCAAGAGAACAGTGAGAGCTTGAAGGCACATTCAAACATAGACAGTGAAGAAGACATTAACCTGATTCAAAACAGTGAAATGCATATGGAGAGCTGTGATGCTGAGCACGAATCAGGTACCAATGATGAGTCAAAAGAAAGTGAAGGAGCTGTTATTCAGGCTCAAGGCTCAGCAAAACAGGAAGATCCTGAAAATATGGATCTGAAATACAGCTGTAAAGTGTGCGGCAGGTCTTTCTGCCACAGAGCCTCATTTGTGAAGCATGTCAAAAAATTTGAGAGTGATAAAGATACTTGTGGAGTGTGTGGGAGACATTTTGAGTCCAAGGAGAGCTTGAGACTTCACCTGCAAACTTACAGCGAAACAACTGACTGTGAAGTCTGTGGCAGGCAATGTGATGGCCCAAAACATCTGGAGATGCACATGAGGACacacacaggagagaagccATACATCTGTAGAATGTGCGGGAAAGCCTTTAGTCTAAAGGGGACACTGTTGACACATGAGCGGatccacactggagagaaaccgtACATCTGCAGAATCTGTGGGAAAGCCTATGCTACTAATGTAAGCCTGAAGGCACACAAGAGTCGAGTCCACACTGGAGTGTGTGTCTGCAGTATGTGTGGTGAGAGCTTCAGACAGACTGAGGGTTCTGGACAAAGCCCAATCCTGTGCAAAGACTGTGGTAACCATCAAGAGAACAGTGACAGCTTGAAGGCACATTCAAACATAGACAGTGAAGAAGACATTAACCTGATTCAAAACGATGAAATGCATATGCAGAGCTGTGATGCTGAGCACGAATCAGGTACCAATGATGAGTCAAAAGAAAGTGAAGGAGCTGTTATTCAGGCTCAAGGCTCAGCAAAACAGAAAGATCCTGAAAATATGGATCTGAAATACAGCTGTAAAGTGTGCGGCAGGTCTTTCTGCCACAGAGCCTCATTCTTGAAGCATGTAAACAAATATGAGAAGGATGAAGATGTTTGTGGAGTGTGTGGGAAACATTTTGAGTCCAAGGAGAGCTTGAGACTTCACCTACAATCTCATATCCAAACAAACAACTGTGATGTTTGTGGAAAACAGTTCAACTCCCCAAAACACTTGGAGATGcacatgagaacacacacaggaCAGAAGCCTTACATCTGCAGTGTGTGCTGGAAAGCCTTTTGTCAAAAGGGAAACCTGCAAAGACATATGCAGGTCCATACCAAAGAGAAACCATACAGCTGTGATGTCTGTGGGGAAGCATGTGCCACAAACAAAACCCtgaacaaacacataaaaagtcATACAAGGGAATGTGTCTGCAATATGTGCGGTCTGAGCTTCAGACAGAGTCTCGGTTCTGGACAGAACTCAGAACTGTGTGAAAACTGTAGTGAAAGTCAAGACTCTGAAAAGCAGAATGCTCAGTCAGAAATGGAAATCCAGGAAAGCGTCACCCAGAATCTAACAGATGACAGGCACACAGAGAGCAATGATGCTGAAAGTGAAGCAGGCAGCAATGATGATGAGTCAAAGGAAAGTGGAGGACTAGTTATTCATTCTCAAAGCTCGGTGAAACCCAAAGGCCCTGAAAATGTGGAAGGGAAATATTGCTGTAAAGTGTGTGGCAGGTGTTTCTGCCAGAGAGCCTCATTCTTGAAGCATGTCAAAAAAGTAGAGGATGAAAAAGATATTTGTGGAGTTTGTGGGATACCTTTTCAGTCCATAGAAAGCTTAAAGCTTCACCTTCAATCTTACACTGAAACAAGTGAATGTGGAGTCTGTGGCAGACAATGTGATGGCCCAAAACACCTGGAGATGCACATGAGGtcacacacaggagagaaaccatacaTGTGTAGTGTCTGTGAGAGATCTTTTGCACTCAAGGGAACACTGATGGCACACATGCGGGTGCACACCAAAAAGAAACCATACAGCTGTGATGCCTGTGGGAAAGCCTTCTCCAGGAACGAATCTCTGAAGATGCACATGCGAGTTCACACCAAGGAATGTGTGTGCAACATGTGCGGGCAGAGCTTCAGACAGAATCAAGGTTTTGGACAGAATTCAGAGCTGTGCAAAGCCTGCAGCAAACTTCAGGAGTCTGATGAGAGATTGAATGTCCAGTTAGGAATGGGAATCAAAGAAAATCTCATCCAGAATCAAACAGATGGCATGCAGATAGAGTGCAGGGATGCTGAGAGCAAAGAAGGTAGTGATGACAATGAGTCAAAGAAAAGGGAAGGAGCTGACATGCAGGCTCAAAGCTCAATCAAACCACAATACCCTGAAAATATGGACAGGAGATATTGCTGTAAAGTATGTGGCAAGTCTTTCTGCCACAGAGCCTCATTCTTGAAGCAtgtcaaaaaagttgagaaTGAAAAAGATATTTGTGGAGTGTGCGGTAAACATTTTGAGTCCAAGGAGAGCTTGAGACCTCACCTAAAAACATGtgcccaaaatatccaaacaagtGATTGTAAATTTTGTGGAAAACAATTTAAAGGCCCAACACAGCTGGAGATGCACACGCGGacacacacaggagagaaaccatacaTCTGCAGTGTCTGTGATAGATCTTTTGCTCAAAAGGGAACGCTGATGTCACATATGCACGTGCATACCAAAGAAAAACCATACATCTGTGATGTTTGTGGCAAAGCTTTTGCCAGGAATGAGTACCTAAAGGCGCACATGCGAGGCCACACTAAGGAATGTGTTTGCAGCATGTGTGGTCAGAACTTAAGATGGACCCAGGGTTCTGGACAGGGCCCAAAACTCTGCACATTCTGCAGCAAAAGTCTGGAATCTGGCGGGGGATTGCATGGTCATTCAAAGTTAGATGACAAGGAAAATATGACTCAGAATGAAACTGATCATAGGCAGACAGAGAGCTGTGATGCTGAGAGCAAAGCAGGTAGAAATGATGAGGAGTCAGAGGTAAGTGAGGGATCTACTATTCAGAAGAGACATGAAGACCCTGAAGGTATGGGCCCTAAATATTGTTGTCAAGTATGTGGTAAATCGTTCTGCTTTAGAGTTTCTTTATTGAATCATGTGAAAAAAGAGGAGACCGACAAAGATATATGTGGAGTGTGCGGGGAAGGTTTTGAGTCTGCTGAGAGCTTGAGACTTCACCTGCAATCTTACGTTCAAACAAGTGACTGTGGAGTTTGTGGCAAACAGTTCAGTCGCCCACAGCAGCTGGAGATGCACATGAGGATAcatacaggagagaaaccatacaTCTGCAGTGTGTGCAGGAAAGCTTTTAGTCGAAAGGGGCTCCTTGTGACACACATGCAGGTGCACACAAGAGCATCTGTCTGCAGTGTCTGTGGTCAAAGCTTCAGACAGTGTCAGAGTTTGAGACAAAGTCCTAAAATGTGCAAGACATGCAGTAAACGTTTGGAAAGTTTTGAGAACGTGAATTTAACTAAAATAGACAGTAAGTTAAACATTGAACAGGATCAAACAGatgagagacaaacagagagcTGTGACTCTGAGACCAATGTACACAAAAGTGTTATGGAGGACATGAAAAGTGAAGAAACTGAAAATATGGGCCCCAAGTATTGTTGTCAAGTATGCAGCAGATCTTTCTGCTTCAGAGTTTCTTTATTAAATCATGTAAAAAAAGAGGAGACTGACAAAGCTATATGTGGAGTGTGTGGGGAAGGTTTTGAGTCTGCAGAGAGCTTGAGACTTCATCTGCAATCTTACACCCAAAGAAGTGACTGTGGAGTTTGTGGCAAACAGTTCAGTCGCCCACAGCAGCTGGAGATGCACATGAGGATAcatacaggagagaaaccatacaTTTGCAGTGTGTGCAGGAAAGCTTTTAGTCAAAAAGGGCTCCTTGTGGCACATATACAAGTGCATACAAGGGCTCATGACTGCAGCGTCTGTGGTCAAAGCTTCAGACAGAGTCAGGGTGTTAGACAAAACCCTGAAATGTGCAAGACATGCAGTAAACATTTGGAAAGTGATGAGAACCTCAATGTAAATAAAATCGACAATAAGTTCAACATTAAACTAAATCAAACAGATAAGAGACAACCAGAGAGCTGTGACGCTGAGACCAATGTTGGCAATAGTGTAAGGGAGGGCATGAAAAGTGAAGAAACTGAAAATATGGACCATAATTACCTGTGTAAAGTGTGCAGCAGGTCTTTTAGCATCAGAACCTGTTTCATTAAACACGTAAAAAGACATGAGATGGATGTAAAAATTTGTGGAGTGTGCGGGAAACATTTTGAGTCTAAGGAGAGCTTGAGACTTCACTTACAAACATACGACCAAAAAAATGATTGCGAAGTTTGTGGCAAACTATTCAAATCTCCATATCAGCTGGAGATCCACATGAGGAtgcacactggagagaaaccgtACGTATGTAGCGTATGTGGGAAATCCTTCTATGAAAAGGGGAAGCTAAAGACTCACATGCTAATCCACACTGGGAAGAAAACATATGTCTGCCACGTGTGTGGTCAGAGCTTCCTCTTTAGGTATTATATGATGAGTCACATCAAATCCCACACAAACGAAAAGCCTTTTCTCTGCAGCGTCTGTGGGAAGAGATTTAAATGGAGGGCGTGCCTCACAGCCCACATGAGGACCCACACGGGAGAGTTCAGATACCGCTGCTTTGTGTGCAACAAGAAGTTCCACCAGAGCAGTTCTCTGAAAATTCACTTAAGATTCCACACTGGAGAAAAACCGTATCAGTGTAACGTGTGTGGGAAGAGCTTCAAGGCCCACTGGCCTCTTAAACAACACCTTGAAACGCACAACACTGGGAGAAAGCACAGCTGTAGCATCTGTGGCAAAATGTATAGGTGGAAAGAGAGTCTGAAGAAGCACGAGAAGACTCACAGATActaa